The region GATCCACCAACTTCTGTGGATGGATCAATACTCCGGACAATTCCCTTTGCTACAATTTGAGTTGGGtcatttatacttttcaaaCAAACTCTATTTTGAACCTATCAACAAAATAACAATGAATAATACAAGTTCAATATCCAACAACATCCTCAACAAAAAAGtaacatatataaaacaaaaatttaagtaGCATCACACTACTTGTAAAACTCATCATAAATAGAATAAtggaaaacaaaaggaaagaaaaagagagatgaaaCTAAATAGATAGAAAAGACCGTCGAATGGGTCAAAGCCTAAAGTTACAATGTCCCAAACAACAATTTTAAGTCGTAGTCCTCGAATGTGCATAACTACTACAATGAAGAAGATAGTAAGAAAATTACTTGAATTGGTTGGCGAGTTGAAGTTGGTGAAGAAAAACCCATATTGCTCTGAAGAGATGACACAAGATTAGAAGGGTTCGAAGATGGCGTAGGATGACTATTACTAGGTGTTTCTCTATTTTCCATGCACGTAGCTCTCAATTCTTGTAGCTGCTCATTCATATTCATGTATTGTTCCTTCATCATCTCCAATTCATTCTTATAACTCATAGCAAGTCTATGAGATGTTGCACGACTAGGTATTGGACCATAAAGATCTAAAGGACAAACACCTAAGCCATACACACGTACATGCCCAGCTTTCTCCTTTCCCATAACTCACGCATTGcttcctacaaaaaaaaaaaaattatattcaaagaataaatataaacaaatggacaaataaattattattatttttatttaactattaCCATTGCTTGActagctacctcatttcccggAGTTTCACCTTTTGAGTAACACTCAATGAACAAGGTAGAGCGTGATGGGTAATAGCCAAGTTCCTTTTTCTGCATAcaatgtaaatatttatatattatataatagttaaacaaagatataaaattgaatactTCCAATCATGACAAATATAATTaatgagaaacaaaaataatatttatttcattaaaattcaattatacaTAGCATTTTGAAAGGAAGTAGAAGTTACCTTTTTCTCTGCCACTCTAGCGAAACTCATCTTACCCTTTCGGTGTACCATTTTTTGATGTCCTCGACTCACTTTATTTCTATCACTAACTCTCTAGAATAAATGGCAAATTTTGTAAGagtaattaattgaaaaataccACAAGTTAAAGTATAACTTTACACACACCTTTGATGCATCAGAATTCCAAAAAGTTACCAACTCCTTCCATTGGTCTTCATGAACTCTTTCAGGAACATTTTTCATTTGTTCAACAAGAGATACATTTGGATCATAATAGTTTGTTTTCACAAAAGATTTCCAATTTCTCCACTTTTTGGTGATAGATTTCAATATCCAATCCTCTTGACCAGGAGGAAGCTGAAACTTTtcctaaaaaaagaaaacaaatcaatTTGATAGAAGAATAAGCATGAACAATGATATTATACaatattgttataatataaAGAATGAAGTACACCAATACCTGAACTTGAGTCAACATCTCTTTTTTATAAGTTTGAGGTACTTTGATCCAATTCTTATAATGTAATGGTGCGTATCTTCCATTGCGTGCTATAGCCCCTAAGAAGTGAGCTAATTCACTTGATGATTTTTCATCAATAGGTTGCCCTAGGTCATTAAATTCAACTTGAATAGCCTCTTGCTTATCTCGAGCCCAAATTTTTCGCATAAATGTTGGCCCTTGTACATTCTTCTTGATACCATTGTCTATTCCAAAACATTATAGAAGTATAAAGTGAAATGAGCAAAGCTGAATTAGAAAAGTTGATAGATTACCTAAGACTATATTGGTTTGAGTGTTGCTTAAATCTCTTCTTGACTGGTTTGAGTCCAACCCATCAGACATACGTCCAATTCTAGTTCTTGGTGCCATCAAGCTGAATTTGTGTGAATGTAGCAATACTCACTGTTACATAACAATGATTCTATGTACCAAACTAATGGAACAACACACAAATAGTATTTAGATAATTGAAATAGCTAATTAAGACAACACAATCTTGATATATAGTTTTCTACAacgaaaaatgaattaattgaaaataaaacccaaaGGAGAAAGCATTAAAAACTACAAACTCAATTTAGAAAAGCATAGAATTGAAAGTTGTACAAagttataacataaaaaaataataatgaaccATATCAACCATAAGCATCAAATTCATCATGCTCCCTAGCCCATGTAATATCAACATTGATGTCACCATCTTGAATTTGAGGATTGCATGCATGGCTTTGCAACTGAGTCTCTATATCATCCTCACATGAATTGACTTTTTGATCAAATTGGTCTCTAGGTGTGGTTCTTGTTACAACATGCCAGTCTTTTTCTGTAGGGTCTTCCACATAAAACACTTGTTGTGGTTGAGAAGCTAAAATAAATGGCTCATCTGTGGGCATGAGTctagtgaaattgtctaaggtgaaaccatcatcatcttctttttttccaCTTATTTGAGAAACCCAATCACAATTGAATAGCGTCACTTTTTTACCACTGAGATAATCTAactctaaaatatcatttagaACTCCATAATATGTGACATCTCTTGATATGGGGTTGTTATCCCTCACGCTAGCATAACTTTCTGTCTTGGCAGTAACAATAACCCcactattttgagtttttctcttttcctcaaCTTCTTTCACACGAAATCTAAAACCATTAATAATAAAACCCTTGTACTTTCTTGCAACACAATTAGGACCTTGAGCAAGAGCTTGAAGCTCTTCAGATATATCCTCATTTCCAGCAGCAAACATTTCTCCAACCTAAATAAATGAAGGATAAgattatgaaaacaaaaataaataaataaattaaaaaaattgaaaccaagGTTACTGAATAAAAACTTACTATGTCACTAAACCATGAAGTAAATTCCTCGGTGTGTTTAATAGCCCTTTGTCGTTTAGAAAGTTGAGGAtattgattgtttattataGTCTCATGTTGTCTGTGCATATAGTAGAATATAAGGATACAAAAGAGCTATTTATACtctattaaaattaatggaaaataattattGACTTACTGAATAAATTCTTGAACTGCGTCACAATTAAACAACACATATTTATGTGCCATTTCTAATGTTTCTCTATTTAAAACAACCATCTCTTCTTTTCCAAATGATCATCCTTGCATTGCAAATATTGGTAACTCAACATTGCTAACATTTCCTTCATCAGAATTTCTACTTGGCCGATTGAATTTGGTTTCAATGTCATCAAAATATCTAGAACAAAAGGTTAAACATTCATTTGCTAAATAACCTTCAGCAATGGAACCCTTTGGATGAGATCTATTTCTTACATATGACTTCAATGTGGACAAATACCTATAAGATGCCCAATGATGAAAAAGTAATTATGTTTGCTTTCAAATGAAtgatatctaaataaaatttgacaaaatagAAGCAATGAGTATTACTTACCTCTCAATAGGATACATCCAACGATAATGCACAGGCCCAGCAAGTTTAGCTTCTGTTGCTAAGTGAATTGGTAAATGCACCATAACATCAAAGAATGATGGAGGGAAAATCCTTTCTAGGTGACAAAGTATTAATGCAATTTGGTATTCCATTTGAACCAAATCAACAGAGTGGAGTGATTTCGAACAAAGATTTTTGAAGTACTGGTATAACTCAATCAAGGGCTTTCGAACATGCTGGGGTAAGACCTTTCGCAATGCTAATGGAAGTAATTGTTGCATCAAAATGTGATTGTCATGACTCTTAATACCTAATATTTTGAATGGTTTAAGATGTACACACCTTGAAATATTTCCAACATACCCATCAGGAACTTTCACTTTCTTTAACACTTTGCCaaatatctctttttcttttttattcattGAAAAACAAGCAGGCAGTAAAGAACCATCTTCTCTCGGGTGAAGTTCACTTCTAATATTCTTCGCTTGTAAATCAAGACGTGCATTCTTGTGATCTTTTGTCTTCCCATCTAGATTCAACAAGGTCCCAAGAATACTATCGCAcacatttttctcaatatgcattACATCAAGATTGTGGCGCACTAAATTGTCCTTCCAATAGGGCAACTCAAAGAAAATGCTTCTCTTTTTCCAATTGTAAGGCAATTTTGGATTATCACTCActtgttttccaaattttatgTTGAATCCGTTCAATTCATCTAACACCATAGAGCCAGTTAAGCGTGGAGGTGCCTTTCTATGTTCTTCCTCACCATCAAAATTTTTCTTATCCTTACGAAAGGTATGATCAACATCCAAGAATCTTCGATGACCCATGTAACATGATTTCCCACTTTTTTGCAATCGTTCAGAACATGTATACTTATGACATGAGGGGCAAGCAAGCTTTCCTTTTGTGCTCCATCCAGATAAGTTAGCATAGGCAGGCAAATCACTAATAGTCCACATAATAGCTGCAcgcattttaaaattttccttagTAGATACATCATATGTGTTTACCCCATCCCATAATTCCTTTAACTCCTCTATCAAAGGTTGTAAGTATACATCAAGGTTATTTCCAGGTGGTGAAGGGCCAGCGATGAgcaatgataacatgaaaaaaggTTGTTTCATACACATCCAAGGAGGGAGGTTGTATGGCATTAGGATAACTGGCCAAGTACTATGAGTACTACTCATTGTCCTAAATGGGTTAAATCCATCACATGCTAATCCAAGTCTAACATTACGTGGATCTTTAGCAAACTCAGGATGCTTGAAGTCAAAAGTCTACCAAGCTGGAGAATCTGCCGGGTGCCGCATGTATCCATCTTTAATTCGGTCCTCCTTATGCCATTTCATAAAGGAGGTAATTTTTGAAGACATGAATAGCCTTTGCAATCTTGGTTTCAATTGGAAATAGAATAATACCTTAGCAGGGATTTTTGTCTCACTTGTATCTATGCTCGTTTCTCCATCATTTTGCAACCTATTTGTAGGTATTTTGTATCTAGGAGTGTGACATTGATAACATTCTGTGGCTGTCTCATATTCCTTGTGATAAAGTATGCAATGATTTGGACATGCGTGAATTTTTCTACACTCAAGGCCAAGTCCCTTAAACACTTTCTTTGTCTCGTAGTAAGATTTTGGTAATTTACCCCTCTCAAGAAATGCATCCTTTAACAACTCCAATAACATTGAAAAAGACTTGTTCGACCAATTTCCAAGACATTTAATGTGAAATAGGCGAACAAGGAATGATAACAATGAAAACTTACTCCCGAGAAAAAGTTCTTGTTTAGCTTCATGAAGTAACTTATAAAATGTCTCAGCCGTTTCATTAGGTTCATCTACAATATTCATTGGGTCATCTTCATTTACATGTTCATTTGGGATGCCAAATGCATCATATAATAACTCATGCATCTCATTATTCATAAATAGGT is a window of Diospyros lotus cultivar Yz01 chromosome 10, ASM1463336v1, whole genome shotgun sequence DNA encoding:
- the LOC127811129 gene encoding uncharacterized protein LOC127811129, producing MKKPVAGDSPASSLSPCEIPKSLLPIFLKHIAAFIDSLNVVVLARLLPQSHHRRILTASTSAVAASLLSQRQHRLVLAISTPLLQPPAASTRPLLPPDNGIKKNVQGPTFMRKIWARDKQEAIQVEFNDLGQPIDEKSSSELAHFLGAIARNGRYAPLHYKNWIKVPQTYKKEMLTQVQEKFQLPPGQEDWILKSITKKWRNWKSFVKTNYYDPNVSLVEQMKNVPERVHEDQWKELVTFWNSDASKRVSDRNKVSRGHQKMVHRKGKMSFARVAEKKKKELGYYPSRSTLFIECYSKGETPGNEVASQAMVQNRVCLKSINDPTQIVAKGIVRSIDPSTEVGGSRLRPNWCEVHIQVAVEWDEELIRRYGMFETIGDALGAHVAWPLFLVERDESDD